From a region of the Streptomyces caniferus genome:
- the aceE gene encoding pyruvate dehydrogenase (acetyl-transferring), homodimeric type, whose amino-acid sequence MASGSDRNPIIIGGLPSQVPDFDPEETQEWLDSLDAAVDERGRERARYLMLRLIERAREKRVAVPEMRSTDYINTIATKNEPFFPGNEEIERKVLNATRWNAAVMVSRAQRPGIGVGGHIATFASSASLYDVGFNHFFRGKDEGDGGDQIFFQGHASPGVYARAYLLDRLSEGQLDAFRQEKSKAPNGLSSYPHPRLMPDFWEFPTVSMGLGPLGAIYQARMNRYMEARGIADTSKSHVWAYLGDGEMDEPESLGQLSIAAREGLDNLTFVVNCNLQRLDGPVRGNGKIMQELESQFRGAGWNVIKLVWDRSWDPLLAQDRDGILVNKLNSTPDGQFQTYATETGAYIREHFFGDDQRLRAMVENMTDDQILHLGRGGHDHKKIYAAYAAAKAHKGQPTVILAQTVKGWTLGPNFEGRNATHQMKKLTVADLKGFRDRLHLPIPDKDLEDGVPPYYHPGRDSEEIQYMHDRRKSLGGYVPTRVVRAEPLKLPDDKAYAGAKKGSGQQKIATTMAFVRVLKDLMRDKEIGKRFVPIAPDEYRTFGMDAFFPSAKIYNPLGQQYESVDRELLLAYKESPTGQMLHDGITEAGCTASLIAAGSAYATHGEPLIPVYVFYSMFGFQRTGDQFWQMADQLARGFVLGATAGRTTLTGEGLQHADGHSQLLASTNPACVAYDPAYGYEIAHIVKDGLRRMYGENAEDIFYYLTVYNEPIQHPAEPADADVEGILKGLHRVSAGEKGEHAAQILASGVAVPWAVEAQQILADEWNVKADVWSATSWNELRRDAVEIEEHNLLHPEEEQRVPYVTQKLQGAEGPKVAVSDWMRAVPDQIARWVPGTYQSLGADGFGFADTRGAARRFFHIDPQSIVLGVLTELAKEGKVDRSLLKQAIDRYQLLDVSAADAGEAGGDA is encoded by the coding sequence GTGGCTTCCGGATCCGATCGAAACCCGATCATCATTGGCGGCCTTCCCAGCCAGGTCCCGGACTTCGATCCCGAAGAGACCCAGGAGTGGCTCGACTCGCTCGACGCAGCCGTCGACGAGCGGGGACGGGAACGTGCTCGCTACCTCATGCTCCGCCTGATCGAGCGCGCGCGCGAGAAGCGGGTGGCCGTGCCCGAGATGCGCAGCACGGACTACATCAACACCATCGCGACCAAGAACGAGCCGTTCTTCCCCGGCAACGAGGAGATCGAGCGCAAGGTTCTGAACGCGACCCGGTGGAACGCCGCCGTCATGGTCTCGCGCGCCCAGCGTCCGGGCATCGGCGTCGGCGGTCACATCGCCACCTTCGCCTCCTCCGCCTCCCTCTACGACGTGGGCTTCAACCACTTCTTCCGGGGCAAGGACGAGGGCGACGGCGGCGACCAGATCTTCTTCCAGGGCCATGCGTCGCCCGGTGTCTACGCCCGTGCGTACCTCCTGGACCGACTGTCCGAGGGGCAGCTCGACGCCTTCCGCCAGGAGAAGTCCAAGGCTCCCAACGGTCTGTCCAGCTACCCGCACCCGCGGCTGATGCCGGACTTCTGGGAGTTCCCGACCGTCTCGATGGGCCTCGGCCCGCTCGGCGCGATCTACCAGGCGCGGATGAACCGCTACATGGAGGCGCGCGGTATCGCCGACACCTCCAAGTCGCACGTCTGGGCCTACCTCGGCGACGGCGAGATGGACGAGCCCGAGTCGCTCGGCCAGCTGTCCATCGCCGCCCGTGAGGGCCTGGACAACCTGACCTTCGTCGTCAACTGCAACCTGCAGCGCCTCGACGGCCCGGTCCGCGGCAACGGCAAGATCATGCAGGAGCTGGAGTCGCAGTTCCGCGGTGCCGGCTGGAACGTCATCAAGCTGGTGTGGGACCGCAGCTGGGACCCGCTGCTCGCGCAGGACCGCGACGGCATCCTGGTCAACAAGCTCAACAGCACCCCCGACGGTCAGTTCCAGACGTACGCCACCGAGACCGGTGCGTACATCCGCGAGCACTTCTTCGGTGACGACCAGCGGCTGCGCGCGATGGTCGAGAACATGACCGACGACCAGATCCTGCACCTGGGCCGCGGCGGTCACGACCACAAGAAGATCTACGCGGCGTATGCGGCGGCGAAGGCCCACAAGGGCCAGCCGACGGTGATCCTGGCGCAGACCGTCAAGGGCTGGACGCTCGGCCCGAACTTCGAGGGCCGCAACGCGACCCACCAGATGAAGAAGCTGACGGTCGCGGACCTCAAGGGCTTCCGTGACCGGCTGCACCTGCCGATCCCGGACAAGGACCTGGAGGACGGCGTGCCGCCGTACTACCACCCGGGTCGCGACTCCGAAGAGATCCAGTACATGCACGACCGCCGCAAGAGCCTGGGGGGCTATGTGCCCACCCGTGTCGTGCGCGCCGAGCCGCTGAAACTGCCGGACGACAAGGCCTACGCGGGCGCCAAGAAGGGCTCGGGGCAGCAGAAGATCGCCACGACCATGGCGTTCGTCCGTGTGCTGAAGGACCTCATGCGGGACAAGGAGATCGGCAAGCGCTTCGTGCCGATCGCGCCCGACGAGTACCGCACCTTCGGCATGGACGCCTTCTTCCCGTCGGCCAAGATCTACAACCCGCTGGGCCAGCAGTACGAGTCGGTCGACCGCGAACTTCTCCTTGCCTACAAGGAGTCGCCGACCGGCCAGATGCTGCACGACGGCATCACCGAGGCGGGCTGCACCGCTTCGCTGATCGCGGCGGGCTCCGCCTACGCGACGCACGGCGAGCCGCTGATCCCGGTCTACGTCTTCTACTCGATGTTCGGCTTCCAGCGCACCGGCGACCAGTTCTGGCAGATGGCCGACCAGCTCGCGCGCGGCTTCGTGCTCGGCGCGACCGCGGGCCGGACGACGCTGACCGGTGAGGGCCTGCAGCACGCCGACGGCCACTCCCAGCTGCTGGCCTCGACGAACCCGGCCTGTGTCGCCTACGACCCGGCCTACGGCTACGAGATCGCGCACATCGTCAAGGACGGTCTGCGGCGGATGTACGGCGAGAACGCCGAGGACATCTTCTACTACCTGACCGTCTACAACGAGCCGATCCAGCACCCGGCGGAGCCGGCCGACGCCGACGTCGAGGGCATCCTCAAGGGTCTGCACCGCGTCAGCGCCGGTGAGAAGGGCGAGCACGCGGCCCAGATCCTCGCCTCGGGTGTCGCAGTGCCGTGGGCGGTCGAGGCCCAGCAGATCCTCGCGGACGAGTGGAACGTCAAGGCCGATGTCTGGTCGGCGACGTCCTGGAACGAGCTGCGCCGCGACGCGGTGGAGATCGAGGAGCACAACCTCCTGCACCCGGAGGAGGAGCAGCGCGTCCCGTACGTGACGCAGAAGCTCCAGGGCGCCGAGGGTCCGAAGGTCGCGGTCTCGGACTGGATGCGGGCGGTTCCCGACCAGATCGCGCGCTGGGTTCCCGGCACGTACCAGTCGCTGGGCGCCGACGGCTTCGGCTTCGCCGACACCCGTGGCGCGGCCCGTCGCTTCTTCCACATCGACCCACAGTCCATCGTCCTCGGCGTGCTCACCGAGCTCGCCAAGGAGGGCAAGGTCGACCGGTCGCTGCTGAAGCAGGCGATCGACCGCTACCAGCTCCTGGACGTCTCGGCCGCCGATGCGGGTGAGGCCGGCGGCGACGCCTGA
- a CDS encoding peptidase inhibitor family I36 protein: MRLRPRTSHTTALLTGLAALATALALPPALGTPAAQATPGGRGAASGHCAAGQLCLWPQADFGGTRRTYELSDTDIESCTPLPKGTSAAALANRTGRPVTTYQSAECAETAEFNTYPGGGTWVPRSPYQVRAFKVWER, translated from the coding sequence ATGCGTCTGCGTCCGCGTACGTCCCACACCACCGCGCTCCTCACCGGCCTCGCCGCGCTCGCCACGGCCCTCGCGCTCCCGCCCGCCCTCGGCACCCCGGCCGCGCAGGCGACCCCCGGCGGCCGCGGCGCAGCCTCGGGCCACTGCGCGGCCGGACAGTTGTGCCTCTGGCCGCAGGCCGACTTCGGCGGCACCCGGCGGACCTACGAGCTGTCGGACACCGACATCGAGAGCTGCACCCCGCTGCCCAAGGGGACCAGTGCCGCCGCACTCGCCAACCGCACCGGCCGGCCGGTCACCACCTACCAGAGCGCCGAGTGCGCCGAGACCGCCGAGTTCAACACCTATCCGGGCGGCGGCACCTGGGTGCCCCGATCCCCGTACCAGGTAAGGGCGTTCAAGGTATGGGAACGCTGA
- a CDS encoding MFS transporter codes for MSSQTPVAVAAPDLPAPEPRKGLRGHPWLTLFSVAIGVMMVALDGTIVAIANPAIKEDLGASLADVQWITNGYMLALAVSLITAGKLGDRFGHRQTFLIGILGFAAASGAIGFSHEVALVITFRVLQGLFGALLMPAALGLLRATFPAEKLNMAIGIWGMVIGASTAGGPIVGGLLVEHVNWQSVFFINVPVGVLALVLGLVILKDHRAENAPRSFDIPGIVLLSGAMFCLIWPLIKASAWGWGDKKTWGFLIAAVVLFALFAVLETKVREPLIPLRMFRSVPLTAGTVLMVLMAFAFMGGLFFVTFYLQNVHGMTPVDSGLHLLPLTGMMIVGSPLAGALITKFGPRIPLVGGMVLTAVAMYGMSGLDTDSSTGPMSLWFALLGLGLAPVMVGATEVIVGNAPLELSGVAGGLQQAAMQVGGSLGTAVLGAVMASRVDNELPGNWKSAGLPPVPPAKASQLSDAVSAGIAPVPKGTPPEFAQKIASVAHDTFVSGMGLAFTVACGVAVLAAIVAVFTKRGTNAEAGAGVGHI; via the coding sequence ATGAGTTCTCAGACCCCGGTTGCCGTCGCTGCGCCGGACCTTCCCGCACCGGAGCCCCGAAAGGGGCTGCGCGGCCATCCGTGGCTGACCCTCTTCTCCGTCGCCATCGGCGTCATGATGGTCGCCCTGGACGGCACGATCGTCGCCATCGCCAACCCGGCCATCAAGGAAGATCTCGGCGCCTCGCTCGCCGACGTGCAGTGGATCACCAACGGCTACATGCTCGCGCTGGCCGTCTCGCTGATCACGGCCGGCAAGCTCGGTGACCGCTTCGGGCACCGCCAGACCTTCCTCATCGGCATCCTCGGCTTCGCCGCCGCCTCCGGCGCCATCGGGTTCTCCCACGAGGTCGCGCTGGTCATCACCTTCCGCGTCCTGCAGGGCCTGTTCGGCGCGCTGCTGATGCCCGCCGCGCTGGGACTGCTGCGCGCCACCTTCCCGGCCGAGAAGCTCAATATGGCGATCGGCATCTGGGGCATGGTCATCGGCGCCTCCACCGCCGGCGGCCCGATAGTCGGCGGACTGCTGGTCGAGCACGTCAACTGGCAGTCCGTGTTCTTCATCAACGTCCCGGTCGGTGTGCTGGCGCTGGTCCTCGGCCTGGTGATCCTCAAGGACCACCGCGCGGAGAACGCCCCGCGCTCGTTCGACATCCCGGGCATCGTGCTGCTCTCCGGAGCGATGTTCTGCCTCATCTGGCCGCTGATCAAGGCGTCGGCATGGGGCTGGGGCGACAAGAAGACCTGGGGCTTCCTGATCGCCGCGGTGGTCCTCTTCGCGCTGTTCGCCGTCCTGGAGACCAAGGTCCGCGAACCGCTCATCCCGCTGCGGATGTTCCGCTCCGTGCCGCTGACCGCCGGCACGGTCCTGATGGTGCTGATGGCCTTCGCGTTCATGGGCGGCCTGTTCTTCGTGACGTTCTACCTCCAGAACGTCCACGGCATGACCCCCGTCGACAGCGGTCTGCACCTCCTCCCGCTCACGGGCATGATGATCGTCGGCTCGCCGCTCGCCGGCGCCCTGATCACCAAGTTCGGCCCGCGCATTCCGCTGGTCGGCGGCATGGTCCTCACCGCCGTCGCCATGTACGGCATGTCCGGCCTCGACACGGACAGCAGCACCGGCCCGATGTCCCTCTGGTTCGCGCTGCTCGGGCTGGGCCTCGCGCCCGTCATGGTCGGTGCCACCGAGGTCATCGTCGGCAACGCCCCGCTGGAGCTCTCCGGCGTCGCCGGCGGCCTCCAGCAGGCCGCGATGCAGGTCGGCGGCAGCCTCGGCACGGCCGTCCTCGGCGCGGTGATGGCCTCCCGCGTGGACAACGAACTCCCGGGCAACTGGAAGTCGGCCGGCCTGCCGCCGGTCCCGCCCGCGAAGGCGTCCCAGCTGTCCGACGCGGTCTCGGCCGGTATCGCCCCGGTCCCGAAGGGCACCCCGCCGGAGTTCGCCCAGAAGATCGCCTCCGTCGCGCACGACACCTTCGTGTCCGGCATGGGCCTGGCCTTCACGGTCGCCTGCGGTGTGGCGGTCCTCGCCGCCATCGTCGCCGTCTTCACCAAGCGCGGCACGAACGCCGAGGCGGGCGCGGGCGTCGGCCACATCTGA
- a CDS encoding TetR/AcrR family transcriptional regulator, whose product MATPTPHTAPAGLRERKKQRTRDALIRAALELFTEQGYEATTIDEIAEAVDVSQRTYFRYFANKEDVAFAVQEMVEARFLDELHARPAAEAPLTALRSAVMVAWDDIGSAIESVIPVELHMRSYQMIESTPALVAAHLRRSSELEEEIARLIARREGLDVDADPRPRVLVAAFSGVMRVAGKVWGEGQDCSVEAIRELTQSYLDHIGPAMDDDWRTG is encoded by the coding sequence ATGGCGACCCCGACGCCGCATACGGCACCCGCGGGCCTACGGGAACGCAAGAAGCAGCGCACCCGCGACGCCCTGATCCGCGCGGCGCTCGAACTGTTCACCGAGCAGGGGTACGAGGCGACGACGATCGACGAGATCGCGGAGGCGGTGGACGTCTCCCAGCGGACGTACTTCCGCTACTTCGCCAACAAGGAGGACGTCGCCTTCGCCGTCCAGGAGATGGTCGAGGCCCGCTTCCTCGACGAGCTGCACGCGCGGCCCGCGGCGGAGGCGCCGCTCACCGCCCTGCGCAGCGCCGTGATGGTGGCCTGGGACGACATCGGCAGCGCCATCGAGTCGGTGATCCCGGTGGAGCTGCACATGCGCTCGTACCAAATGATCGAGTCGACGCCCGCACTGGTCGCCGCGCATCTGCGGCGCTCCTCCGAACTGGAGGAGGAGATAGCGCGGCTGATCGCCCGGCGCGAGGGACTGGACGTCGATGCCGACCCGCGGCCGCGGGTGCTGGTCGCCGCGTTCAGCGGGGTGATGAGGGTGGCCGGCAAGGTGTGGGGCGAGGGGCAGGACTGCAGCGTGGAGGCCATCCGGGAGCTGACCCAGTCGTACCTGGACCACATCGGGCCGGCGATGGACGACGACTGGCGGACGGGCTGA
- a CDS encoding alpha/beta hydrolase: MTSFPGLGPSSGFLQSSALRAALALAVVFVMLALTGWTAVRGTKGDANPLATARTAWQHATFHGHPLPDPEASPARLRTFFTKLTGAEKQQLARRYPLVVGNMNGAPVPLRYRANRMALDDARALEKQRMGDRRLTPVGRQEAGRLMHRFASMMSPARQILAFDPAGDGRAAEVFGNLPAAQRVSVVVPGVDTNLSTFERTARATTAPVGMARSLYGAEREARPGTRTAVIAWADYTSPAGMGVEAATGKLAAAGAVRLRALVDSLPSSDAVSLFCHSYGSVVCGVAARDLPSNVEDIAVAGSPGMRAGSLSGLGTHARVWAMRDADDWIQDVPYLEVGGLGHGADPVDPSFGSRVLSADGAVGHAGYFAPGTRSLRNFALVGVGATSTVSCASDDPHCSSDLA; encoded by the coding sequence GTGACTTCTTTCCCGGGCCTCGGCCCCTCCTCCGGTTTCCTCCAGTCCTCCGCGTTGCGCGCCGCACTCGCCCTGGCGGTGGTGTTCGTGATGCTTGCGCTGACCGGCTGGACGGCCGTCAGAGGCACCAAGGGAGACGCCAACCCGCTGGCCACCGCCAGGACCGCCTGGCAGCACGCCACCTTCCACGGCCACCCGCTGCCCGACCCCGAGGCGTCGCCGGCCAGGCTCCGCACCTTCTTCACCAAGCTCACCGGCGCCGAGAAGCAGCAGCTCGCCCGCCGCTATCCGCTGGTCGTGGGCAATATGAACGGTGCCCCCGTACCGCTGCGGTACCGCGCCAACCGGATGGCGCTCGACGACGCCCGTGCCCTGGAGAAGCAGCGGATGGGCGACCGTCGGCTCACCCCCGTCGGCCGCCAGGAAGCGGGCCGGCTGATGCACCGCTTCGCCTCGATGATGAGTCCCGCCCGGCAGATCCTGGCCTTCGACCCGGCCGGTGACGGCCGGGCCGCCGAGGTCTTCGGCAACCTCCCGGCGGCGCAGCGGGTCTCGGTCGTGGTGCCCGGCGTGGACACCAACCTGTCGACCTTCGAGCGCACCGCGCGGGCGACCACCGCCCCCGTCGGCATGGCGCGGTCCCTCTACGGCGCGGAGCGCGAGGCCCGGCCCGGCACCCGTACCGCCGTGATCGCCTGGGCCGACTACACCTCGCCGGCCGGGATGGGCGTCGAGGCCGCCACCGGCAAGCTCGCGGCGGCCGGCGCGGTCCGGCTGCGCGCCCTGGTGGACTCGCTGCCCTCCTCCGACGCCGTCTCGCTGTTCTGCCACAGCTACGGCTCCGTGGTGTGCGGCGTCGCGGCCCGTGACCTGCCGTCCAACGTCGAGGACATCGCGGTGGCCGGCAGCCCCGGCATGCGGGCCGGCAGCCTCTCCGGACTGGGCACCCACGCCCGCGTCTGGGCCATGCGGGATGCCGACGACTGGATCCAGGACGTGCCCTACCTGGAGGTCGGCGGGCTCGGCCACGGCGCCGACCCCGTCGACCCGTCCTTCGGCTCACGGGTCCTGTCGGCCGACGGCGCCGTCGGCCACGCCGGCTACTTCGCGCCCGGCACCCGCAGCCTGCGCAACTTCGCCCTCGTGGGGGTCGGCGCGACCAGCACGGTCTCCTGCGCCTCCGACGATCCGCACTGCAGCTCGGACCTGGCCTGA
- a CDS encoding DUF4429 domain-containing protein, which produces MGDVLAGFHAVWEFDTDSVLIRFERGIRKPKLFQALGERRIPYEALSSVEVSEGRRGTVVLHAVPRPGADPLMEAADGQLKEDADPYRLVLPAERETLAEYYADELRAVLGPDAKERADRHLVAAPEPPLHFKAYDGKASFDGRSVAFRWFWTGASSAKWKCGDQTFPVGELTGVEWRSPEILNGYLRLLERGAREPGAGEADQDPAAVVFGLGYGPVHESLPFAAAVLQAVRAAEPAQDTPEGEPCRRTGDARRDPADIADRIRHLGELHGAGLLTDDEFSAKKAELLAEL; this is translated from the coding sequence ATGGGTGATGTGCTGGCCGGTTTTCATGCCGTCTGGGAGTTCGACACGGACTCCGTACTCATCCGCTTCGAACGGGGGATCCGTAAGCCGAAGCTGTTCCAGGCGCTCGGCGAGCGACGCATTCCGTACGAGGCGCTGAGCTCCGTCGAGGTGTCCGAGGGCAGACGCGGCACGGTGGTGCTGCATGCCGTGCCCCGGCCCGGCGCCGATCCTCTGATGGAGGCGGCGGACGGACAGCTCAAGGAGGACGCCGATCCGTACCGGCTGGTGCTCCCGGCCGAGCGCGAGACGCTGGCCGAGTACTACGCCGACGAGCTGCGCGCGGTCCTCGGCCCCGATGCCAAGGAGCGAGCCGACCGGCACCTGGTGGCCGCTCCGGAGCCCCCGCTGCACTTCAAGGCGTACGACGGGAAGGCCTCCTTCGACGGCCGCTCGGTCGCCTTCCGGTGGTTCTGGACGGGCGCCTCCTCGGCGAAGTGGAAGTGCGGCGACCAGACCTTCCCGGTCGGCGAGCTGACCGGGGTCGAGTGGCGGTCGCCGGAGATCCTCAACGGCTATCTGCGGCTGCTGGAGCGCGGTGCGCGCGAGCCGGGGGCGGGCGAGGCGGACCAGGATCCGGCCGCGGTGGTGTTCGGACTGGGGTACGGCCCCGTGCACGAGTCGCTGCCGTTCGCGGCCGCCGTGCTGCAGGCCGTACGCGCCGCCGAGCCGGCGCAGGACACGCCGGAGGGCGAACCGTGCCGCCGGACCGGGGACGCGCGCCGGGACCCCGCCGACATCGCGGACCGGATACGGCACCTCGGCGAACTGCACGGGGCCGGGCTGCTGACCGACGACGAGTTCAGTGCGAAGAAGGCCGAGCTGCTGGCGGAGCTCTAG
- a CDS encoding sensor histidine kinase, whose amino-acid sequence MTRPSSLPPREPTRRRVLRAVRQALHLLAVELGTPTEPGTPLFGGVRSVWLRRLPYLVAFAFAVSLLPTTINVLSHDYGLDGGLSGALATAQTAPLLLAVTRPLQAWWVIFAADILCAMALIGANGVAERAWPWPPTAIVGYLALMVALSLRERGRTLIAVWLTTGLAGILFEPWTPDRSEGTWVLLFVLAGVVLMMGATLRERGDAQRKLIEQETINEAERARRTLLEERTRIARELHDVVAHHMSVITVQADSAAYRISGIPREAEEEFGSIAATARESLAEMRRLLGVLRSEESERHGGPAKTPQPGVGMLPKLVEGTVRAGVPVELSLPEGPLPLEPAVDLSAYRIVQEALANVVRHAPGARTRVSVTTAADGSLLTVLVVNSPPPAPSAPLETSGTGHGLIGMRERVRLVDGALDTGPLPDGGFRVAARLPLSPSPAPAAPLSPKDSDSV is encoded by the coding sequence ATGACCCGACCCTCTTCCCTCCCCCCGCGCGAACCGACCCGTCGACGGGTGCTGCGCGCCGTACGGCAGGCGCTGCACCTCCTCGCCGTCGAGCTCGGCACGCCGACCGAACCCGGCACCCCGCTCTTCGGCGGCGTCCGGAGCGTCTGGCTGCGCCGGCTGCCGTATCTCGTCGCGTTCGCCTTCGCGGTGTCCCTGCTGCCCACGACCATCAACGTCCTCAGCCACGACTACGGCCTGGACGGCGGACTGTCCGGCGCACTGGCCACCGCGCAGACCGCACCGCTGCTGCTCGCGGTGACCCGGCCGCTGCAGGCCTGGTGGGTGATCTTCGCGGCGGACATCCTCTGTGCCATGGCGCTCATCGGCGCGAACGGCGTCGCGGAGCGCGCCTGGCCCTGGCCGCCCACGGCGATCGTCGGCTATCTCGCGCTGATGGTGGCGCTGTCGCTGCGCGAGCGCGGCCGCACCCTGATCGCCGTCTGGCTGACGACCGGCCTGGCGGGCATCCTCTTCGAACCGTGGACCCCGGACCGGAGCGAGGGCACCTGGGTGCTGCTGTTCGTCCTCGCCGGGGTGGTGCTGATGATGGGCGCCACCCTGCGGGAACGCGGCGACGCCCAGCGGAAGCTGATCGAGCAGGAGACCATCAACGAGGCCGAGCGCGCCCGTCGGACGCTGCTGGAGGAGCGCACCCGCATCGCCCGCGAGCTGCACGACGTCGTCGCCCATCACATGTCGGTGATCACGGTCCAGGCCGACAGCGCCGCTTACCGCATCAGCGGAATCCCCCGGGAGGCCGAGGAGGAGTTCGGGTCGATCGCGGCGACCGCCCGGGAGTCCCTGGCCGAGATGCGCCGGCTGCTCGGGGTGCTGCGCAGCGAGGAGTCGGAGCGGCACGGCGGCCCGGCGAAGACCCCGCAGCCCGGTGTCGGGATGCTGCCGAAGCTGGTCGAGGGGACCGTACGGGCAGGTGTGCCGGTGGAGTTGTCGCTGCCCGAGGGCCCCTTGCCGCTCGAACCGGCGGTGGATCTGTCGGCGTACCGCATCGTGCAGGAGGCGCTGGCCAACGTCGTACGGCATGCCCCGGGGGCACGGACCCGGGTGTCGGTGACCACGGCGGCGGACGGCTCCCTGCTGACCGTTCTGGTCGTCAACTCCCCGCCGCCCGCGCCGTCCGCGCCGCTGGAGACCTCCGGCACCGGTCATGGCCTGATCGGCATGCGGGAACGGGTGCGGCTGGTGGACGGTGCGCTCGACACCGGGCCGCTCCCCGACGGCGGGTTCCGGGTCGCGGCCCGGCTCCCCCTCTCACCATCGCCCGCCCCCGCGGCTCCCCTTTCACCGAAGGACTCCGACTCCGTATGA
- a CDS encoding response regulator: MSTRVIIVDDQAMVRAGFAALLAAQSDIEVVGDAPDGVQGVQLSRRTHPDVVLMDVRMPEMDGLEAARQLLDPPPGVVHRPKVLMLTTFDVDDYVYEALRAGASGFLLKDAPPGDLISAVRVVAGGEALLAPSVTRRLIADFARRWPAPRKGRAALGLKGLTPRETEVLELVARGLSNQEIAEALIVAEQTVKTHVSRVLAKLALRDRAQAVIFAYESGLVSPGEQ, translated from the coding sequence ATGAGCACGCGCGTGATCATCGTCGACGACCAGGCCATGGTGCGCGCGGGCTTCGCCGCGCTGCTCGCCGCGCAGAGCGACATCGAGGTGGTGGGCGATGCGCCGGACGGGGTGCAGGGCGTGCAGCTGAGCCGCCGCACGCACCCCGATGTGGTGCTGATGGACGTCCGGATGCCGGAGATGGACGGGCTGGAGGCGGCTCGGCAGTTGCTCGATCCGCCCCCCGGTGTGGTCCATCGCCCGAAGGTGCTGATGCTGACCACTTTCGACGTCGACGACTACGTCTACGAGGCGCTGCGCGCGGGCGCGTCCGGGTTCCTGCTCAAGGACGCGCCGCCGGGCGATCTGATCTCCGCGGTCCGGGTCGTGGCCGGCGGGGAGGCCCTGCTCGCCCCGTCCGTGACCCGGCGGCTGATAGCCGATTTCGCCCGCCGGTGGCCGGCGCCCCGCAAGGGCCGGGCCGCGCTCGGGCTGAAGGGCCTCACCCCGCGGGAGACGGAGGTCCTGGAGCTGGTCGCCCGCGGCCTGTCGAACCAGGAGATCGCCGAGGCCCTGATCGTCGCCGAGCAGACCGTGAAGACCCATGTCAGCCGGGTGCTCGCCAAGTTGGCGCTGCGCGACCGCGCCCAGGCCGTGATCTTCGCGTACGAGTCGGGGCTGGTCTCGCCCGGGGAGCAGTAG
- a CDS encoding alpha/beta hydrolase: protein MSRLRTVARRGRRTLIGAALALTVAAGTGGWAAGTAQSAVTGPAPGAAVWRADHSLGLRLPDPATARPAEVARFFAALTDGQRRALVARHPLTVGNLDGVPPAVRYAANSRALTAERDRQLARATDPAGTRQDHQQARKAAARCASLLSPGRHILAFDPRGRGQVAEVYGDLATAERTAVIVPGSDIDLGSFDRARDPYGTPAGMARSLRTRLTADAPGTRTAVIAWAGYTTPVGVGPDAMTGRLADAGAPRLARFLSGLAAVGAPAPAVLCHSYGSVVCGLAVARADRGDLADLILFGSPGVRRDNVAELRTSARVWAARDATDWIGDVPNVELFGLGHGADPTDPAFGAHRVSARRAEGHTGYLAPGTDSLRNFAAVVLGRYGAVR from the coding sequence ATGTCCAGGCTGCGAACCGTCGCTCGACGCGGCCGGCGCACGCTCATCGGGGCCGCGCTCGCACTGACCGTGGCCGCCGGCACGGGCGGCTGGGCGGCCGGCACCGCGCAGAGCGCCGTCACGGGCCCGGCGCCCGGCGCCGCCGTCTGGCGGGCCGACCACTCCCTCGGTCTCCGGCTGCCGGATCCGGCGACCGCACGCCCCGCCGAGGTCGCCCGCTTCTTCGCCGCGCTGACCGACGGGCAGCGGCGGGCGCTGGTGGCCCGGCACCCGCTCACCGTCGGCAACCTCGACGGGGTGCCGCCCGCCGTGCGGTATGCCGCCAACTCCCGTGCGCTGACCGCGGAACGGGACCGGCAGCTGGCCCGCGCCACCGATCCGGCCGGCACCCGCCAGGACCATCAGCAGGCCAGGAAGGCGGCCGCGCGCTGCGCCTCGCTGCTCTCCCCCGGCCGGCACATCCTCGCCTTCGATCCCCGCGGCCGCGGCCAAGTGGCCGAGGTGTACGGCGACTTGGCGACCGCCGAGCGCACCGCCGTGATCGTGCCCGGCTCGGACATCGACCTGGGCTCCTTCGACCGCGCCAGGGACCCGTACGGCACACCGGCCGGCATGGCCAGGTCGCTGCGGACCCGTCTGACCGCCGATGCGCCCGGGACCCGTACCGCGGTCATCGCCTGGGCCGGATACACCACACCCGTCGGCGTCGGGCCGGACGCCATGACCGGCCGGCTCGCCGATGCCGGCGCGCCGCGGCTGGCCCGCTTCCTGTCCGGCCTGGCCGCCGTCGGGGCCCCGGCCCCGGCCGTGTTGTGCCACAGCTACGGCTCGGTGGTCTGCGGGCTGGCCGTGGCGCGGGCGGACCGTGGCGACCTCGCCGACCTGATCCTCTTCGGCTCCCCCGGTGTCCGCCGGGACAACGTGGCGGAGCTGCGCACCTCGGCCCGGGTCTGGGCGGCGCGGGACGCGACCGACTGGATCGGTGACGTCCCGAACGTCGAACTGTTCGGCCTGGGCCACGGCGCCGATCCCACCGACCCCGCCTTCGGCGCCCACCGGGTCTCCGCCCGGCGCGCCGAGGGCCACACCGGCTACCTCGCCCCCGGTACGGACTCCCTCCGGAACTTCGCGGCCGTCGTGCTGGGCCGCTACGGCGCCGTGCGCTGA